Part of the Uloborus diversus isolate 005 chromosome 2, Udiv.v.3.1, whole genome shotgun sequence genome, tttcctGTTATGCCTCTGGGTTATTGATTTTGTGCGATCATTATTGCAGTTTGTGcaattttaactttgttttatgGTACTTAAAGCTATTTATTACGGGTGCAAGTAGTAATTTAATAAAACATCATTTTAGAGAAATTTGAAAAGaagttttattctgtttttgacagtgTAAAAGTAACATTTCGACTTCAAAGGAAAATTGCGCTTTGATACAATTTGAAACCGTACAATGTCCCAAGTCACCTGATTCAACTACTATACGAATAGTTGACACGTTTCTCGCGAAGCTTGCTAGTGAGATAACCCTGATGTATTCCAATACTTTACTTAAATATCATCAGGTGACTTGTGGAATCCTTGCTTCAAAAGTAAAACACTCTTAGTATGGATTGTCAGGATAGGGGGAGTGTGATTATGTCTCCTCCTAAAGCGACCAAATATTGCCAGATCTGCCTTTTAGGAGTAATATTTCTATTCGCTCTGCCCCCACCTCGCCCACCAAAAAAGTAAAGACCGGGAGCTGGATCGCCCTTGCCTGTTGGAGCAAATTATTTCAATACGTTAAACTAGTCTTGCAGAAAGTCATCCCCTAATTGTGAAAACAGATTCTGCTGACACGGACGTGAGGCTTCACTTGTTTGTAAGTGCTGACACTATAATTATGAAATGCTAATGAAGCCCAAGTTTCGCGCGAAGTAATTTTATATCGTActgctatgctttttttttaattgtttttttttaaattctctttaTGGATGAAAGATAAGCATTTTGGTCAATCGTCTTAATATCTGAGCCGTTATCTCGGGTCGTGTCCGCAGaaattagattttatttattctcaTCAAGTTCAAGTTTTCTTGATATTGCTTACAGCACGTATTAGAATATTGGATTGAAATGCGTACTTTTTGAATCCGTCAGGAGAACTTGATTTTCACTTCtaaggtttttaattttctttaaaattgggcATTATACGAAGAAGAATCGTTTAGAGTAGGGATGCGTCGAATACCATATTTAGCTGAATACCAAATTTctggttaaattatttaaaatttattttgtgaaatttaaatgcatttcCATTTTCTGAATTTATCTACTTTGAaagtatattaatttaaaataaataaaacattaatcatTCCAATAGCAAAACGTGACTAATGTGGTTTACgtttatttgaaattttgcattAATTGATAATTAGTTTCTTCCCTTATAAATGATTTATTTGATGGTAACGTGTTGtgtgaaaatgaaaaatctaCAGAACCCCTAATGTTAATGTACTATAATTCACCATTAACTACTATGATCAGAAAGAAAAtcctgcaaattaaaaaaaaaaaaaattgcaatagtaAGGTTGATATTACaagtcaaaaattttaggaaagattgaaaatcaacaaaatataaatttaacatcTGAGTGCTTTCTCTTTcattaaattactttaaatgtaATAATCGTagttgcatccccccccccttccccatgatactatactataacttaaATTTCTTGTGCTCCCCTTTAAACCgaccaaaggtagcctaaaactGCGCTTTGTgtacttatatttcaaaaaatctgccCCAGGACCCCTACTTttgcctgccccccccccaaaggacaTTTATGACCCCGCCTCCTTTCGGAAATGACCCCCCTTCAAAACCAGAACCTGGATCCGCCCCTTGGTGTAAATATTTGATCTTCAATGTCAGATACATCTTTCCCAAGTATAAAGTAGTTTAAGCTTTCGCATTTTTTCACGCTTTACCTGACTTGTGGCCCAACCGTAGCGCGCTCGTTTGGAAACCAGAAGGGTCTGAATTTCCTGGTTTTTTCCTTTCAGTAAGCAAATTCAGCCACCCATGGAAGTGCTTAGAAAgggtattattattttattattagtattttagatGTTTCACACCGGGGGAAGGGGGAATAACGAACCGAATTTTGTCTGGCGCAGCACAGCCTATTGAGGCTCACGTTCGATATACCACATTAATTTCGGACCACTCGTGAATCAACACATAAACACAgacctctgtttttttttttttttttgctgttgatgaacttatgatttaaatcattttggaaaaaatttaaccGATAAGAacatgttgttattattattttaatggcaTAACTTTTCTGGTTTGTGAATTGAtttcataattttcttcaaataatttcatatttatttaaaaattgactcTACTATTTTTTATGCTTCAGTAAACGAACCATTAGATCTTAAGGCAGACTTTATTCCACCGGTATCACTGCCAAATTCGTATTCGCCTCCACAGTACGTAATCTTTGTTAAGCGCGCATATCCGGCGGAAATGTTTTCAAAGTCGACTAGTCGCATTCTGCGACGATAAAATTAAACGATCCGCAGAATTTTCCACCACTAACTTTTTTCAAAGTCATCGACTTCTCATACAAACCGGACCATTCAGCGAAGCCAATTAGCTGAAATCGTGAAGAAAAATATCGCAACCAGTCATCAAATGTGATCGCAACTTCTTGTGGGCGTTTCGCAATGTGACTTTCACGAGCTCAGAACTTCACCGGTTGCCTCGGCAAAAAACGTGTTCTTGAACGTCAGACTGGTCTCCTACAAGCATGCGCGGGCGTTCACCCGATTCTTATGCGTTTTACTTTCTCTTCAACAACTCCTGACACATATTTGAGCATCGATCGCAATAACATGACTACTTCACTTCCGCATTTTTTCTCCCCCAACTTTTTGGAAATAATATTCGGAGCTATATCAAattttcatcttcaatttttcaTCGACTGACTCTTGAATAAATGATGTTAATACAGAAAGTCAAGGAAAAAGAagtttattgtacttttttttttatcggtttatgtttcatttattttacttataattttattcaaatccTGACAAAGAATTTTCGGTCTTTTCCACGCAAGCAAAGAATTAGAAATTGGAATGCGAGTGTCTGTGAATTTTGTAATGACTCTTACAATGGAGTGTTTATATGAACcaatatgcttcatttaaaaacttttcttcaaagaATAACATTGTCGTAGTgtttccgtagataaaaaaatgtgctattgaaaataatcaaaaaaaataaataagtaaataaaaatacataacagcactttttgcatttgttttataAGTTGGCATTCAaataaacatcaaattctgcTTTGTACTTGGAAACTTAAATACTTAAGTATCGTATGTAGTGTCCAAATTCGGCAACTATGTTTCACCCACAGCTGAAATGTTGAAGTATAGCCTttctcatataaaaaaaaaaaaaacgatcttccccctcagtgtttatcctCAGGATTATGCTTCCAAAGCAGTTAATTTTCTTCCACCCTGTTGAGTTGTGCATAATTCCTGCTCAAacccaagattttttttcgtagGAACAACGTGAAcgactgaaaactttttttaggtTGTCACATGGCGAGTGGCAGCCGTGAACCTTGACATTTACCTCCCTATGTTCCCTCTATGTGCCCATAGCGTACCTGTCgttcattttattcaataatcagtTGTTAATTTAACCAATGACTTGCTGCAgtcaaatattaatgaaatgaagAGAGATATGCAAGAAATCATGGTACACTCTCCTGCAGAAATGCAGGACACATACATTTTTACCCTTCTCTCctatgaaagaaaaactttttcatgaaCTTAAGTCAATTCTTTGTGGAACATTTTTATAATGTttgaaacttcgttttttttttttttttttaaagttcgttaaaaattttgaatgtttattttgttaaatgaaaaattaaaaaaaaactattcatgcATAAATTAAGgcaagaaatattaatttttgggaatatttttttgtgtgtgattatttgattttaaaatgtttctttatttttgcttaGGTTGCAAGATCAAGGCTCTTCGGGCAAAAACTAATACCTATATAAAAACTCCTGTCCGAGGCGAAGAACCAGTCTTCGTGGTCACCGGAAGAAAAGAAGATGTTGGTGCAGCCAAAAGGGAAATCTTATCAGCAGCTGAACATTTTAGTCAGATTAGGgcccaaagaaaaaataatatgaatgGATCTTTAGCACCAGGTCCAAATTCAAGCATTCCAGGTCAGACGACCATTCAAGTAAGAGTACCTTACAGGGTTGTAGGTCTTGTTGTTGGCCCCAAAGGGGCCACTATAAAACGAATTCAGCAGCAAACTAATACGTACATTGTGACTCCAAGTCGCGAGAAAGAACCCGTTTTCGAAGTGACCGGGCTTCCTGACAACGTAGAAACAGCACGAAAAGAAATTGAAGCACACATCGCCATGAGAACTGGAGGATTACCGGACTCTTCTTCGGCCAATGGTAGTACCGGCAGCAATTCAACATCTGAAGACGATGACTTTCACGTGAATGGTATCGAAAGGGTTTTCACTACCGCAACAGTGTCAACTTCCAACTATGTTAACTCTCTATACAAATCTGATTATAGCAATTCAAATACTTCGGTATCGCGAGACAGCAATAATATTTTAACTTCTCGGGCACAGGACATATTTACTTTCCCTTCTCACGCTATTCCATCAGACACCGGATCTCCGAAAATGACTGACTTATATTGTCCTCCTAGTTTTCAAAATGGTTTTTCTAATGGCTTCGGACTGTATGATGTTGACGAAGGATTGGGCGACTCTCCCACCTTTGAACAGGCAGTCTTTCCTCCCACCAACAACGTTTGGTCCGATTTTGGCCCAGTCAGAAGCACGGTCTCTCCTCTTTTCGGCACGACTACGACTTCCACGGCACCCTCGGCAGTGCCCAGGAGAAGCAACAGCCTGGGCAGTGCTGATTCTGGGATCTCGGATCCCTTGCTTCTGGAACACCCCCCTGCGCGGCGAATCCGCAGCGATCCCCTAGTAGACTCTCTCGCCAACTTTCCACCAATAACCGCCGTGAGCACGGTCTCAACCATTGCCAATTGTTTTACAGTCACAACTTGCAGTGGCACATCAACCATTGCGGACACAAGCCCGACAGAATCCTCCACCATCAGGAAACCAAAAAGAGACTGTGCAGTGTGCTTCGAGAGCGAAGTGGTTGCCGCCCTGGTGCCATGTGGTCACAACATGTTCTGCATGGAATGTGCCAATCGCATTTGCGAGAAGGCGGAGCCAGAGTGTCCTATCTGCCGCCAGCAAGCTCTCCAAGCCATTCGTATCTACTCCTAATTCCCGAGCTCGTGCAGTCGTGGGTGGGGGAATAGTCTGCTATAATCGTGGGCTGGTCTCTAGAATAACAAGATCTGTGCAACGTACAAATTAGATGTAATAAAACATGTGTACTCCGGAGGATCTGATAGCACTCGACTCTCATTTTCCCTTTACTTTTTCCATCCTTGCCCACCGATATCTCTTTTGCTTCTTTCGTATACAAGCGGCTGGAAAATAAACTACTTAAAACATGTAGAACCTTGCTCACTCAATCTATGTgaaaaatagtattaaaatataaatattttattctttcacgTAAAGTTTGTATGTAGGAGGCTTAAGAAAGGTAGCTGGTCATATATGTACTATCGAGTCGATTCGACAAATTGTGTACAGATTTTACATAGTTTGATTACATTATCGCACACTTTGTTCTATGACTATGGATGTGTTTAgtctttgaaattgtttttagaaacatctatatatacataaataaatatatatatatgaataaataaatatatattatagaCATTTAAATATATTGTGTTTTCTCTTATATCATTGCTTAGCTCTTCTATTAGTGTCATTCTTGTATTcctatttttcatgtttttctgttttcaaatttatgaaataaatttatagatTTAATTTTAGTTGTTTAAGTACATCTTCTTAATATttggttttatttcaaaattataaaaaataaatgtatttcagataaatttaatctaattaatattgtatttattttttagtctTCCTTTTATGTGCACAAAGAGCTtggaattaatttatattttgttattgctttctttatttttgtttttgttttgcttatgtatatataaatatatgatctCTTATAATTCAGTATAAGATTTTATAAAGTCTgaagtaataaaatgtttttattagaaaGACATGATATGTATTTATAGGTGCTTTAAAATGCTGTGTGTTGTGATTATGACCAAATCTTTCACTAACTTGAATTATCAATGAATATTATATTGTTAAATGTTTTCGTATTGTTTTTGTGTTAAAAGTACATTTCAAACAAAGAATTCTATTAAATAAAGACTTAATTTAATGCTCTATATCATCGaggttaaaatatttatgaaattatattttacatgTTATGATGTTATATATGTattgtatattttaatatatttaaaatcccTGTGGCAAAGATGTGTATTATATTTCTAACTATAAAATCGTTTAAAATGAGAAAGTGATCACTAGCATCCGAAACTTTCGTAATTCGTTTTTTCCTGTTGAATTTATAAAAACCATGATTTGTCCTTTGAAAAGCTCATATTTTTATTGCCACTACATGTATGCTCTTCCATTGGAAAGCATTGGTCATAGTCTAGGATAAGGCTTCTCAGGCGGTATTCAGTTAGTTTACATCAGTGTATATCCCTGCAGTTATTTTTATAAGATTTTACATACTCATTACAAATAGTTATTATTGTCATTGCTCGTATGTCATGTTCAGAATATATGCCTAATATAAATGCTAGTATTGAAACAATTGAAAAAAGAGTAAATGTTGTTGATTTTCCTTGAAAGTTgaggttttgtaatatttttctatctAAGGTTAGTTTGCCTCATTTACAATAGCTAAATCAAactgtttaataatttattatattgAATTAAAGTTATGTAAAGTTCTATTTTATGCAGATAATTAGGTATCGTAGTaaacggccttaatttctatGCAACACGCTCTATAGTCAAAAATACTATGCaagaaaagtgtttaaaatatatttaaataaataaggtTGAATGAAACTGAAGATTTCACTTCTATTGTTTTGGAAATCAGGATCCGAGTTTGAgaagccttgttacaataaaggaAGCAACTCTGCTTTACTTGTTTTGTATACAGTGGTCTGTTAGCTGTTGATACTTCCTCATTGTGATTTATATAACTGACCATAAGCAATCATTCTACAATGTCATATATATTAAATATTCATCAAGACATCTACACTGTTCTCCCCTcaatgtttgcaataattagctTGCCACAAATGTAAAGGACTTACTATAGTGAATATAT contains:
- the LOC129217611 gene encoding RNA-binding protein MEX3B-like translates to MPGSLFSEMERSNTNVLEEQRALQLAMELSMFTLGNESESGYSSGGYESESRSKKSQNTTECVPVPSSEHVAEIVGRQGCKIKALRAKTNTYIKTPVRGEEPVFVVTGRKEDVGAAKREILSAAEHFSQIRAQRKNNMNGSLAPGPNSSIPGQTTIQVRVPYRVVGLVVGPKGATIKRIQQQTNTYIVTPSREKEPVFEVTGLPDNVETARKEIEAHIAMRTGGLPDSSSANGSTGSNSTSEDDDFHVNGIERVFTTATVSTSNYVNSLYKSDYSNSNTSVSRDSNNILTSRAQDIFTFPSHAIPSDTGSPKMTDLYCPPSFQNGFSNGFGLYDVDEGLGDSPTFEQAVFPPTNNVWSDFGPVRSTVSPLFGTTTTSTAPSAVPRRSNSLGSADSGISDPLLLEHPPARRIRSDPLVDSLANFPPITAVSTVSTIANCFTVTTCSGTSTIADTSPTESSTIRKPKRDCAVCFESEVVAALVPCGHNMFCMECANRICEKAEPECPICRQQALQAIRIYS